The sequence below is a genomic window from Bombus pyrosoma isolate SC7728 linkage group LG9, ASM1482585v1, whole genome shotgun sequence.
ttgtaattttcaattacttccaatttttctcaaatattccGCCGTCGtatctttctaaatatttatttaaaaaatatactcaTATTAAACATTACTCAATACTCAACGAATTCGCCATTTGAAAATTCTGTTATCTGAATGTTTCACTACGCATGTACTTTCTANTggtatcaaattatattttgcatgaAAGGCAGGAAGATCGTGTATAGACTTGGTCGTGGtgatttttctcaaatatGCCGCCCtcgtatcttttaaaatatttatttaaaaaatatactcaTATTAAACATTACTCAGTGCTCAACGAATTCGCCATTTGAAAATTCTGTTATCTGAATGTTTCACTACGCATGTACTTCCTATGGTATCAAactatattttgcataaaaggCAGGAAGATCGTGTATAGACTTGGTCGTGGTGACTTAGAGTTCAGTTTTACGAAACATACTCAATCGTCAGTTTCTGTGCGAACGGTACATGAAACGATACAAATTCGAGTGGATTACGATATCGTTGGCATTGTGatggaaaaatggaaagttCTGAACAGAGGTGGAAATGTGGTCCCTGTCGAAGTTCGACAGGACGCCCTCAGGAAATCTAAACCGGTAACAAGATGGCTGCTCGGAAACGGAAACCGGAAGCTTGTCACTCAAGCTACACCGGCTTCCGGCGTGTCCCGAAAAAGGGAAATGTTATAGAACGGtcgagaagagaaataaaaaggaacgagGGATGGAACAGGGGAGAGATCTGTCTCGAGTGTATTGTTTTATCGCGTTTCTCTTGTAAATGCTTACTTAAATCATTAAACATTTAGTTTCATAAAacgatgaaacaaaatttcaagttgCGGTATTTCGGTACTCTAATTATACCCTCGTTGTGTTTAGAAAGCCAATAGCTCGATCTAAAATTTGATTAGGTAAATCTTTTATCCTTCGATGATTAGAAACGTCGAGACGTAtcaattaaacgattaaaaatgacGATCATTGTCTGAAAATATACATCGCAGCAATCAGAGCGATTTTCCACGATAAGaagaatcatttttcaatttaccaTTCTTCCTACTTAAAGCATTGCCGATAACTTTCGTTATCGCTTTATTCAGGGCatataatcattttcaattcGAGGAGACAAATTTCGCAACGTCGTATAGTACCAATATCGATAATCGTATGTTCTCGATCGATACGTAGGTAACGTATGAAATCgcttgaataattataaactacTTATTCATCAGATATTACGTCTACACCGTTTCATGCAAAAGATCATACGACTTGActgataattataatcgttACATCTGTTTGATTCCAGTAGCAATTACCAAGTTGCTAATCTAGCTTTATTCGATGTTCTTGACAACAAAATACGTCAGAGCGATAGTAAAAATCCTTTATCATATTACGAAACGATATATTGATATACGGGTTAATATCGATCGTGAATTTTCACACGTTGTAGATATAATTTGTGACTTTACAGAGGAGTTAACcgacgatattaaaattatttatttctttcttcagaatactttaaatattctacattttataatatctaggaaactttaatttattatttcaaaaagagCGTATATATCGTCATCGTTTGGTATCGTTGTTTCGCTTcgaagtattttaatattacggtatCTTTTTCAACGGGAGagaaggaataaaatacaatcgaTTCGCTTAAgattcgattttattaaatatgtatctgATATATCAGACTACTATGTATTATAcacaatgtacatatatacaaccTATTCGATGTAATTACATGCTACTTAATTAAAGGTGATAAACTGGGATCTCTGTATCGACTGGTATCTGTCACGTCACTTCTCTATAATTACACTATAATACCTGCTTTCCCCGTTGTTCTACGAAACGTTTCTCCGAGAAACCGAGAACAATCAAGAATCTTCGTAGTACGATAACGCGAAAAGAATCTTCTCCTTTAGCGTAGCTTAGTTTTACAAAACTGGCCTCTGTTTATTTTACAACGGCGTTCAAATCATACAATTAATGACTTACCGTTTAATACTTTCCTCAACGATCACAATATTCGAATTTCTGCTACGAATCTATATACGATGATTTTTCCTTCCATttctaaaacaaaaaaaaaaaaaaaaagaaagaaaagaaaagaaattgtccCTTAGAGGCTATCGTGCGTGGGATTTCATCCACCATCGCAATATTATCATTTCTAATCACtgcaaataaagaaatattcctaACGTCCATTCAATATCGAACGATGATAAATGGACGTTATTTCGATTTGTTGGATGTGCTGCAATCTTTCACCGGTGACAACCTTCGAGGATTAAATCTTTCGTGTTGCAAGCTTAATTCTTCCGActaattacattttgtaaGAATGTACATGTAACGACCTTTTTACTCTCTAACTCTCCATGAGAGATTGTTTTTCGCTTTATTTTATCTCGTTATCGCGATTAGATTGATAGAAAGTGGTGTGCTCATATTACATAAGAGCAATCAGGAatctttgcaattttgcagcacgacattttcttttataaatgtcTTATGAAAAACGACGATATTAACTCTGATGcttaatttctttatctgtTATTCGCAAGAGGGAATGACCGATCCCTGTTGGGATCTTTAAGTACGAACGTGAGAAATACTTTTCTCAAAGTACActcatatatacacatacatacacgctACATGGACTAACCACAGCTTTGTAcaaatcgaagaaagaaaacgaataatCTGGAAACTGCTATCTAACGATCGATCCTACGATACTGgccaaaaatttgaaatcacgCCCTTAGCTATGCTTGATCGGTCTTCTCGACTAATGATAGTTGCTTATAGGAGTATTCGAGGATATTTGGTATTAAAGCTATTTCAGATATCGGTAAACGCGTGGTTGGGGCGATAGATGgtcgttaaattataataattacaataatttaaattattagctAGTTGACTTTTTAGGATACCCAGCCTTACTGCATATTATCCTTGATTTTATGCGATAAAACCTATTAACACACTAAAATTAAGTAATCTAATCGAAATCGTTCTTTATGGTCAaagttctttcgtttctctagtttagttcgtttaaatttatttgactaGAAAGTGCTACGAATTAGCAAAATGATACATCAACTCGTACAGTGATTCCAAAGTTTTGACTCGACGATGcttacgtatatacatacgtatctTATCCAATTGTCTATTTATAGCGTAGTAGATCACTCTGTCGTTATGACGTGTAGGATTTTTCATCTTTGGTTTTGCCAGTCCACCGCCAACATCTGATACAATGGAGGAGGACACACGACGTAGTCGCATCGGTAGTCGCATAGTGTCGCTCGAATGACACTTTTATCGATCAaaagtttcatcgaatttGTGTAATTCGCGACGTGTCTCCGTCGTTCGATCATTTTTGTAGCGAATTAGAACGCCTCTGTCTATCGTCGACTTCGACCCGggataattcatttattctaACAACGAGAACGCGAATATCCTCGAAGTCTCGTAGACAACACACTCTTCGTTACCGTTAACGACACCTACAACGCTGACAATACGTTCCATTCTTGATAATCTTACTACGAATGGTAACGGTAACATTTGTTTCCCATCGGAGTTCACTTTACAGTTTCAGCATGGTTTTTCTTAAAGTTATCCTTCGGATGCCAACTTTGTGGTCTCTTTTCTTCGATCCAGCACATCTCACTGACTCTTTCTTGGTCAATTTGCATTCTCCGTATTCTGGAAATGATTAACAACAACGTCTTATTGACTTGCTCGTAACcgatttttatcgtcgatGTTCACCgctatatattaatttaagattCTCCGATTATCACCTGTCTTTTTTAAGAACTGAACTTTTCGGTTAAGATATTGTTTACGGAGCACTTAATCCATTGTTGATTATGGTTTTAAGATACTTTCCCGGTTTTGGATGGGCCTGTTCATCAATGATCGATAAATACGTTCGGTTGCTACAGTCGTCGATTCTACTCAGATTATTCTtcctttcaaaaatatctaacTTTCGTTGTTGGTAATAATCACCGGCGAAATTATTCACAAGTTATCTTTCGATCTTCGTTCATCAAAATCtgataattatcaatattaatattaatattcgatagAGAAACTCTGTTTCCTATTCCTGTCAGAAAGATCCACTCTCCTTCGTTGTCCATAAATAATAAGCATCGATCGAATTGTTCACAAATCTTCACCGAATCCGATCGCGAAAACCAtcaacagttttattcacAAGAGAAGACATCACCCAtccattttctcttcttcgtttcagGAAGAGTGTCCATTATTCGTAGACAGTAACCATATTTCATCTAGCATCACCGGAATCTAATCACTTAACAATAACAATGTTCGACCGTTTCGTCCACAATCCTGCAGATAAACCTACCCCTATAACGATTATCCCGATTCCCATCTCCCAACAATCCCTCAGATATCCCAGTACCAACAATGTCCGATAGTCTAGCAATAGTTCACGACGAAATTGATTGGCAATTCGTTTGACGATTGCGTTTAACAGTTCACCGTTGCTTCTTTTACCACCAGTATGGCTTTTGCATGTACGGAGGCATAGGAACTTGGCCAGTGCTTGGATACGTGGTAGGTTCCATTAATTTCGACTGACAAGGTTTTCCATCCTTGATCAACAATGGTACCGCGACTCTTCTAGGTGAACATCCACTTCCACTGGCCTCTACCCTTTCAGTGGCTGCTCGTTTTGTCTTGTACCTGTGATTCTGGAACCAAATTTTCACCTGCGTGGGCGTCAGTCGAATGATCGAGGCCAGATGCTCTCTTTCCGGCGCGCTCAAGTATCTCTGTTGTCGAAAACGCCTCTCGAGCTCGAACGTTTGAGCTTTCGAGAACAACACTcgtctttttcgtttcttgtgTTCTGTCTCGTGTGGTTGCGCCTCGTTTGCCTGCTGCTCGTCTTCGAAATCAGCAGACTCCTCCTCTTTACACTCGTGGTTTGTCTCCTGTTTCGGCGGGAACGAAAGGTCCGAGATCGTCGGGCTCGTTGAGTCTGGCTGCTGCAACACTGCAATTTTCAACATCACCATATTACTTTCCAAGTTGAACGTATGTTTCTCGTGGGATGTTTTGTTCAGTCGAATTAGCTGGTAAAGGCGAATTTTGATCGATCAATGAACGTCACGAAAGTTTCTCAGAtactttacattttaattgtaagaaaattcGACGATCCGCCGAATCTTGTGAAAAGTGTTTGGCAGATTGAGCGATGAGAATAGGTTGAACTTGGAcggaattttaaaaacaacCAAATGGAATTTCTGCATTAATCTCGTAGAATTGATCGGACACCAAGTCAAATAAGTATCTGTATATCAGgatgaattataatttctcgTCTCTGGATCGAAAAGCTAGTAGATTAAAGAGCTGTAAATGCTTTTCTACTAAAAGCCTAGTATTTTTCTAACTCTTCTACAATCGTAATCGTTTAAAAGATGTTTTGAGAAAATCGTATAACTTCTATGTCTCTGACAGTTACtcgtatcatttaatttaatcattaCTACGTCTCTAGCCGGAGTTAGAAGTCAATTTCGTTTTAGTTCCtcaaaaatgaataaacatCGTTTGAAAGGAATCATCGTCAGAATGACTGAAATATTACTACAGCTGCATTTTTTACTACCCTTCAACTCCTAACGCTGATTGCAGGCAGATGCAAGCCTGTATCGATCTTCGCGAGTCTTGTTAACGAGTGTTTGCTCATCGTTCAGACGACGTACATACGTAGCTTATTTAAATGCATCAGGATAAATTAAGCGAACGAACCGACCATGTCTTGCAGACGATGACTATCACGATATTCTATTTGCAAGAAAACAatagaaatcgatcgatcgttcgtacAGCGAAATTGCTCTGCCAACTATTAAACATTGCAAACAGCAGGAAATGTTCGAGATACAATAAAAGTACTCTCGATTGAAACACAAGCGGAAGATTCGACTAATTATTAAGCTATTgctaattgtaaaattttaaaaaataaatatgtaataaaagacGATGAAATTTGGATTAGAAACAACAGGAAATGTTCGAGATATAGTAAAAGTACTCTCGGTTGAAACACAAGCGGAAGATTCGACTAATTATTAAGCTGCtactaattgtaaaattctaaaaaataaatatataataaaaaacgacGAAACTTGGATTAGAAACAGCAGGAAATGTTCGAGATACAATAAAAGTACTCTCGATTAAAACACAAGCGGAAGATTTGACTAATTATTAAGCTGCTgctaattgtaaaattctaaaaaataaatataaatataataaatataataaaaagcgACAGAACTTGGATTAGAAACAGTAGGAAATGTTCGAGATACAATAAAAGTACTCTCGATTGAAACACAAGCGGAAGATTCGACTAATTATTAAgctaattgtaaaattctaaaaaataaatatataataaaagacgACGCAACTTGGATTAGAAACAGCAGGAAATGTTCGAGATACAATAAAAGTACTCTCGATTGAAACACAAGCGGAAGATTCGACTAATTATTAAGCTGCtactaattgtaaaattctaaaaaataaatatataataaaagacgTCGCAACTTGGAttagaaaatgaatatataacaaaaaacGACGAAATTTGGATTAGAAATCAGAAATAAAGGAAGCATATAGACCAGAATTTAGTATACTCGGTCTGTTCGCCATTTAATCCAacaatattttgattaatctTCGGCTAAAGTGGCAAATACCACGGTGGCCTAGAGACACGCTAATTTAATGTACAACTACGAGGTCCCTGGATTCGTGAACATACAATACGCTTTTGTGAAAGACCCGTAAGCCTGGTTGGGGTGAGTGTGAAGCAATATAGAGCCTGTTTGATACCCTATTGCACCCCATGGGACCGACTGTATCATTTTCATGGGAGATTAGGCTGTAGTCGCAGTCGCGTCGTGATTTCAATTAGACATTCCTCGCTACGGAGACGTTAACATTATCGAAAAGAACGATTCTGCGATTAATTAAGTCCTAATTTTGAGATACTACCAGCATCAAATTTCCCTTTCACGtcaaaaatttccaattgtCACGTACGATTATCAATTGTAACGAAACTTGCgatttttgtcaaattattttactaagAAGGCAATTAGTCGCAAGCTCtgtttttctaaatatctcACATTCTACGAGCTTCTCCGAGTTTTAGAAATACTCGAGTCAGAGTTTAATGCGTTTCATCGTAATCTTGGCAAGGATAAGGTGCGAGTAAACGATTAACGAGTTTCTCGATCAAACACTAGCTCTTcgtgaataaatttaaataaatcatttggGTCTCGTTCGACACTTCTCGAAGGAATTTTATACTGCGTAAAAACATTGAGAATTCCAACAAATTCGCTACCTGATCGAAACCACGTTTGACGCATTTAAAGGGGTGAAATGCACGATTTCTCGGTTCCACGAATGTTCAACGAGAAAAAAGGGGATGAGGatataaaaggaataaaacgaaaggaagataAGGAGAAAAGGTGAAAAGAGCCGATAGGCTACCGGTGGATTTTTTGGGCGTGACAATTTCGATTCATCGAGGGCCTACAGAGCTACACGCATCTGTCCTCGAAGGGACATCTGTCTTCTTGTATTGGCCAATCGGTGCACAGGACCCACAAGGATCTTTTATAGGACCATTAGATCCTGCTTAGCCGACGCGGGCCAATTGTAGggtgttaaataaataagggTTTCGATACAGCCCCTTCTTCCTACGTTATACACTGCCTCTTAGAAGCATTCTTTGGTCGATTTGGACAGCAAAAGCACAAGGATGTTGGTAAAATGTGTGAGACGTGCGAACCAGTAACAGCTTCGGACACGAAAATTGCCATAATTTATCAAACTTGTGGATAAagttaatttgttattattcgtAATTAGGGACATTCTCACTGTAAATGAGACACATAGAAGAATTTTAGAGCAAAATCCGGAAAAATATGCAGGATGTTAATTGATGATGTTAATTAATGATGTTAATTAAACTAcaaactaaactaaactacggatatttatgcaaatttcttgtgaatacgaaaaaagaaaatatataaattctaagtagAGATTCATTCTCTGAATATTACAACagatactttggatatttcctATTATACGCATCCTATGCATTTTCGTACGCATAGGTATTTcgattttccataaatacataaacagCCGCAGTCCACTCATCGCCAATCGCTTTTAATCTCCGCATCGATGATTTGCAACGATTTATGatgctttctttcttctcacTCACCATTAACTTCCTCCAGAGGCTGAGGTAATGTGGTTGGTAACGTTGGACCAGTCGGCCATCCCAGTAAACCAGGTGGCGGGGGTGGTAGGGTGCCTCTGTTCAAGTTCGCGTATATCGCAGGCTGTAACATGGCCGTCGTGTGTTCGAAAAACTGTTGATACGCCGACGGAACATCGTTCGTGGTCGGTAGCACCGTGGTACTACCTGTAACGAGAATTTCCAAGATCCAAGTCTTTAACATCGATTGTATCTAACTTTAAATTCGCAATACTAACTTTCGTTGGAAATTTGAGGCAAGTTAATTTAtcagagaaattaattagcgAAACgatacaattgaaatttccaacATTTGAAAACTAAGAATGAAATTCACGGAAATAATTGTGCGCAGCCATGTGCGCGATATTTGGAGATAAGACAAGTCTAATTCGTATTTAAcgagtgaaatttttaaatttccaaacgaGCGTAGAAATTTCTAAGGAATGAACTAGATCGGATCCTGTCGCAAAGTCGATTGATTTTAATGGAAACCGATATCGTAAAATACGAGTATTAATCGATTCTTCTACGATCGAGATTTTACAGAGAAACAACTTGGCTATAAaggattagaaaaattatacttgTCCTTACCTTGTACCTCCGTTTCTTCCTGGGACGGTTTAGAATCAAGCTGCAGGATGTCATGGATGTGGAAACTTGTTCTGGGCATCTTGATGCTCTCCAATATTCTGCAACAGCAAAACcgcaaagaaaaattattagaaaagatggaaaatattcATCTCAGCCGACAGGATTACACTGATCGAGCATCTAtctatttgaatatatttctcaTCTAAATACACGTGCACAACTACCGTTAGTGTGTAAATCTACTTGAAAACAGAACGAAACAATTAtcttgaaaaaatgaaacgaaagaaaatgtaggtagaatttgtaaaatcatagaaaaattaatccaTCGGTCGAAATAATAGGGTCGAGACTTAGGGTGGTGGATTTAGTTTGAACGAAAGGCTGTTGCGAGTCGAGAAGTCGGGCACGAAGGTCGGTTTTCAACGGAATCAATCCAATTTTCCAAGTTTTCCTGCGGCGCGAAAAGCGTCAAGAAGCCAGCAGGACACTTAAGACCCGATTAGACGCGTCCTGTGCCGTCAAAAGACTGGATACCTGCAGCTTTGCTGCCAAACAACCTGTCTTCCGGCACAGAAGCGAATTTTTGGCCTTCTAGTTTAAGCCGAACCTACCTATTATCGCAACACGTTTCGGCCACGTTCCTGCTTCAAAAAGCCAtcagaaaattttcttaatcgaCGCCTGTCGACCGCACTGTTTCTCGATATCGGAGTTTTGCTGGTGTTTTAGGAAAAAGGAGATTTAAAAAGTCTGATAAGGATAAAGATATCGGAGCGTTTTGATATCGcgtttcatagaaatttccaGGATTATCGATCTTCGGTGTCGGTAAGTTTCAGGATTAGATCGTTAACTGGCATTTCTACAACTACAAACTTGCACGGTGGCGCAATGCGACCATTAAAGCGCTCATTACACAAAGATACGTGGAAAGATACGATCTTTGGAAATGGATACAAATTTTCGTGTAAATAAAAGATCGCGCTTTGTAACAAAAGATTTCTTCTTCGCGATAGAAAAGCCAGAGTCTCAGATTTACGGTAATATACCGTTTCTTTATGCTTTTCGTTCGAACTTGTAGCAGAATTCCGAACTGACATAGAAGTTTCCACTTTGGTCGAAGGAAATGAGAAAGTTAAATCCCAAGCGGAAGAATTTCCGTTTCCTCTAAATAACTAAACTTGCTTCTGCTTGCCAGAACGAATACCGAAATCACGAAACTAATGAAAAAAGTTGGTGGAAAAGTTCGATGGAACTCGcgttggaaaataaaacagtcgcTGGAAATTTTCAACCGGGAACTTgatcgaagaagaaactaaTTAGCGTTACTTCTCGCTCCTAAAACTGTTCGTTCGCTGGCAATTAAAACGGAAGTTGCAGCATTGAAGTCACCAGCGATTCCAACTTCGAATTAAGCACCACAATACTTTTCAAGTTCCTTCCAAAGAATTCCcgattttctctttattattcGTTGTCGGCTGTTTTGCAACGAAAAGTTGATCGATGAAACCATGCGCGTTATAGAAGTTAATCAGGGATATCGATAATCGAACGAGTGCTCGATAAGCTTCGATACATGTCACCGGGGCCACGTGGAAGAATTCGAGGGCCATCAAGATCTCCTTTCGATTACGagacaataaataattaccgATAATATTATCGAGGGACTGCCTACCACTTTTTCCTCTATCTCGGGCCATTTTCGAACTCTGTTatgttttcagaaaaattgtaaaccAACCGTAGATAACGTTtgcttattttttcattgcgTAATGGTTGCCGAAGAAATCacgattcttcgaatttttatgtataccAAATTCCTCCAATTTCCCGAGAGACCCAACATTTACCGCGTTCACGtaccaaaataaaattctaccaCAAATCGAACTAAACAATCTACGCGATACTTTGCAACGAGAACTTGCTCTGTTCAGCCAACTAAAGCCTTTCTCGCATCTCTTCTtctctaaattattttatcgaacattCGAGAGAATCACGAGGATTCCGACCGAAGAGCATGCGAAAATTCTGCAAGGATACCGCGTAAGGGTCTGATCTAACGATCGAATTCTACTCTACTCGGGGAGGGCGGGGAGCGCAGGGTGGGCAGTGTCGGCAAAATAAGCTTCGTACACGTGATATATTCGTTAtgcatcttttttttttttttcttcttctttttcatctaGTTCGTTTACCTATTATTGAAAGCGATCTGGCTGTACCAGACGTGATTCAAGAGACTGGTCGGATAGGATAGCAGCGGCCAGGGTAGAATCTTATTCTTGTCCGCCATTTTGAAAGGTCGAGAAGATGTTAGCAGTGGCGTCAGTACATGTTAATGTCCTCGTGGTTCTCGCACACTCGTTCACGCACCGACGttccctctttttctattACTCCCTTTCTACCGtctcttttatctttcaaaaCCCCTCTTCccgttcgattttcttttctaaaactCTTCTCCTACCTTCTGCTTACTATCACTCGTCCACTCTCGTCCCCTTTTTCTACTCCAACTTGCTTAAATATCACTTCCCCAAATCACTTCGAATCGCTCGTCGTTCAAACGATCAGTTCACTCTCGGCACACCCGACCATTGTCCTCCTATCGAACGGTTCTTCGTGGTTCATCGTTCGTTTCACCAACACTCGCGAGTTTGACCTTTGTTTAGATTCTGGACGACACACAGCTATGCTTTCAAGCAACGACGTTCGAAACTTTTAAACGTTCCGCGGCATTGTCACGAGAACCAGGAACTCGTGGAAACATCGCGCCAACTCGCATCACATTCATTTTGTATGGAGGTAGAAATTGAAGGAGATCGAGAAGATCGGAGGAAACGGGTAGACGACTTGGTCTAGGCTGAAGGACTCTCCTTGTACTTTTTGAGTGTCCTCGACGAGCACTTGACGGCTAGTGTTCCCTACCTCCGTACAGTTTCGCTCGTCAAGCACCCTCGAAGCCGAGGGCGGATCTTCGCCAGGGGCGGGGATTGCCGAGCTCACCCTCCGGCCCGAGTCGCACGACAGTCCACCCCTCTCTGTCAGCCAAGAGAAT
It includes:
- the LOC122570630 gene encoding homeobox protein Nkx-2.2a-like isoform X1; translation: MADKNKILPWPLLSYPTSLLNHVWYSQIAFNNRILESIKMPRTSFHIHDILQLDSKPSQEETEVQGSTTVLPTTNDVPSAYQQFFEHTTAMLQPAIYANLNRGTLPPPPPGLLGWPTGPTLPTTLPQPLEEVNVLQQPDSTSPTISDLSFPPKQETNHECKEEESADFEDEQQANEAQPHETEHKKRKRRVLFSKAQTFELERRFRQQRYLSAPEREHLASIIRLTPTQVKIWFQNHRYKTKRAATERVEASGSGCSPRRVAVPLLIKDGKPCQSKLMEPTTYPSTGQVPMPPYMQKPYWW
- the LOC122570630 gene encoding homeobox protein Nkx-2.2a-like isoform X4; amino-acid sequence: MPRTSFHIHDILQLDSKPSQEETEVQGSTTVLPTTNDVPSAYQQFFEHTTAMLQPAIYANLNRGTLPPPPPGLLGWPTGPTLPTTLPQPLEEVNVLQQPDSTSPTISDLSFPPKQETNHECKEEESADFEDEQQANEAQPHETEHKKRKRRVLFSKAQTFELERRFRQQRYLSAPEREHLASIIRLTPTQVKIWFQNHRYKTKRAATERVEASGSGCSPRRVAVPLLIKDGKPCQSKLMEPTTYPSTGQVPMPPYMQKPYWW
- the LOC122570630 gene encoding homeobox protein Nkx-2.2a-like isoform X3, which codes for MYRSIPQYQCHGITTQYHRYCLQSDWCSIESNDRKYWRASRCPEQVSTSMTSCSLILNRPRKKRRYKFFEHTTAMLQPAIYANLNRGTLPPPPPGLLGWPTGPTLPTTLPQPLEEVNVLQQPDSTSPTISDLSFPPKQETNHECKEEESADFEDEQQANEAQPHETEHKKRKRRVLFSKAQTFELERRFRQQRYLSAPEREHLASIIRLTPTQVKIWFQNHRYKTKRAATERVEASGSGCSPRRVAVPLLIKDGKPCQSKLMEPTTYPSTGQVPMPPYMQKPYWW
- the LOC122570630 gene encoding homeobox protein Nkx-2.2a-like isoform X2 — protein: MANGYDECYDASWHLFPPDYVEEDYRILESIKMPRTSFHIHDILQLDSKPSQEETEVQGSTTVLPTTNDVPSAYQQFFEHTTAMLQPAIYANLNRGTLPPPPPGLLGWPTGPTLPTTLPQPLEEVNVLQQPDSTSPTISDLSFPPKQETNHECKEEESADFEDEQQANEAQPHETEHKKRKRRVLFSKAQTFELERRFRQQRYLSAPEREHLASIIRLTPTQVKIWFQNHRYKTKRAATERVEASGSGCSPRRVAVPLLIKDGKPCQSKLMEPTTYPSTGQVPMPPYMQKPYWW
- the LOC122570630 gene encoding homeobox protein XENK-2-like isoform X5, giving the protein MTSCSLILNRPRKKRRYKFFEHTTAMLQPAIYANLNRGTLPPPPPGLLGWPTGPTLPTTLPQPLEEVNVLQQPDSTSPTISDLSFPPKQETNHECKEEESADFEDEQQANEAQPHETEHKKRKRRVLFSKAQTFELERRFRQQRYLSAPEREHLASIIRLTPTQVKIWFQNHRYKTKRAATERVEASGSGCSPRRVAVPLLIKDGKPCQSKLMEPTTYPSTGQVPMPPYMQKPYWW